A genomic region of Azoarcus sp. KH32C contains the following coding sequences:
- a CDS encoding transporter has protein sequence MQEEKPCRVGTLLAIAALAGGLGAATSARAQVTLDVIGPHEYDLPVDFKPFNVFVQYATFQDGNRLWDADGDRRRTSATRTIVGLSKYVHFWTPESNPKMGLAYEVIVPEVGVRNSDTRTSASGIGDPITGLALWYKPTPNSTLGFQSFMQLPVGDKDIGGGDVWKNLSSLFWDVQLGKLTYTADAGFVFFGESTAADATPGTLFHTNHRVGYQLNDVVEPFIALDYERQEGWKNRATGAKVAEGHETTAGIGVMFKYYGNQSLTVRYSRGIDGESHGATDSLNLKYAYVW, from the coding sequence ATGCAAGAGGAGAAGCCCTGCCGCGTCGGCACTTTGCTGGCGATTGCGGCACTGGCCGGCGGTCTTGGGGCCGCGACATCGGCCCGGGCCCAGGTCACGCTGGACGTGATCGGTCCGCACGAGTACGACCTGCCGGTCGATTTCAAGCCCTTCAACGTGTTCGTGCAGTACGCGACCTTCCAGGACGGCAATCGCCTGTGGGACGCCGATGGCGACCGGCGGCGCACGTCGGCGACGCGCACAATCGTCGGCCTGTCGAAGTACGTGCATTTCTGGACGCCGGAATCGAACCCGAAGATGGGCCTCGCCTACGAGGTCATCGTGCCCGAGGTCGGCGTGCGGAATTCGGATACGCGGACTTCGGCGAGCGGGATCGGCGATCCGATCACGGGGCTCGCGCTGTGGTACAAGCCGACCCCCAACTCGACCTTGGGCTTCCAGTCCTTCATGCAGCTGCCGGTCGGCGACAAGGACATCGGCGGCGGCGACGTGTGGAAGAACCTGTCGAGCCTGTTCTGGGACGTGCAGCTCGGCAAGCTCACCTACACGGCGGACGCGGGCTTCGTGTTTTTCGGCGAATCGACGGCGGCCGACGCGACGCCGGGGACGCTCTTCCACACCAATCACCGCGTCGGCTACCAGTTGAACGATGTGGTGGAGCCGTTCATTGCGCTCGATTACGAGCGGCAGGAGGGCTGGAAGAACCGCGCGACCGGCGCGAAGGTAGCCGAGGGGCACGAGACGACCGCCGGTATCGGCGTGATGTTCAAGTACTACGGCAACCAGTCGCTGACCGTGCGCTATTCGCGCGGCATCGACGGCGAAAGCCATGGTGCGACCGACAGCCTCAACCTCAAATACGCCTACGTCTGGTAA
- a CDS encoding YkgJ family cysteine cluster protein has product MECRPACAACCIAPSISSPIPGMEAGKPAGVRCVQLDDADRCRLFGDPRRPAVCGSLSPSPQMCGAHREAAILWLAELEVMTAPAPMQVSKRN; this is encoded by the coding sequence ATGGAGTGTCGTCCCGCCTGCGCCGCGTGCTGCATCGCACCGTCGATCTCCAGCCCGATTCCCGGCATGGAAGCCGGCAAGCCTGCCGGCGTGCGCTGCGTGCAGCTCGACGACGCCGACCGCTGCCGTCTCTTCGGCGACCCGCGCCGGCCTGCCGTCTGCGGCAGTCTCAGCCCCAGCCCGCAGATGTGCGGCGCTCACCGCGAGGCGGCGATCCTCTGGCTTGCGGAACTCGAAGTGATGACCGCGCCCGCCCCCATGCAGGTTTCAAAGCGCAACTGA
- a CDS encoding PQQ-binding-like beta-propeller repeat protein — MNTKKMIVALACAGALSGSAWGAGGPGFDDPDNWPQYHRSFNAWRFSPLTAINRDNVGRLKVAWIHQPGNITHGIQATPIVIDGVLYYVSANNNVWAVDAATGRTLWHYEPKLDPLSKQAFYASASRGVTVGRGKVFLGTLDGRFVALDQKTGKELWATQLTDQKSQYGALFSAPPQLAGDVLFGGTTGGDQPISGKIYAVNADTGKPAWTFDILRDDPESWPGDSRKRGGGSAWMPGTFDPRTDTIYIGTSNAAPDYFNADRKGDNKYTASLLALDPRTGKLKWARQEIPHDSWDFDSAYEALMVKGADGKDVIVHLNKSGFVFVMDKDDGKLENVWQFAQNVNWVKGIDPKTGRLIEPVYPEEGKKKLFCPNLLGARSWNHGAYNPQTGLWYSHAMEVCNEVVAGRDDPSNLTAISSLSLGIDEIKLVPPPADKPHGRLDARDPLTGKVKWSIRYDMPPLSSVLTTAGGLVFTGDMEGRIYAYDADNGKELWRFSAGSGLRGGPVSYAAGGRQYIVVPTGLGSHAPGFLAGAYPRIKDLPGGAALIAFTVD; from the coding sequence ATGAACACAAAGAAGATGATCGTCGCGCTTGCCTGTGCAGGGGCGCTGTCGGGGAGTGCATGGGGCGCGGGCGGTCCCGGTTTCGACGATCCGGACAACTGGCCGCAGTACCACCGCAGCTTCAACGCGTGGCGCTTCAGCCCGCTCACTGCGATCAATCGCGACAACGTCGGGCGGCTCAAGGTCGCGTGGATCCACCAGCCTGGCAACATCACGCATGGCATCCAGGCGACGCCGATCGTGATTGACGGCGTCCTGTACTACGTCTCCGCGAACAACAACGTGTGGGCGGTCGATGCGGCGACGGGGCGGACGCTGTGGCACTACGAGCCGAAGCTCGATCCGCTTTCGAAGCAGGCCTTCTACGCCTCGGCGAGCCGCGGCGTGACGGTCGGGCGCGGCAAGGTCTTCCTCGGGACGCTCGACGGGCGCTTCGTCGCGCTCGACCAGAAGACCGGCAAGGAGCTGTGGGCGACGCAGCTCACGGACCAGAAATCGCAGTACGGCGCGCTCTTCTCGGCCCCGCCGCAGCTCGCGGGCGATGTGCTGTTCGGTGGCACGACGGGAGGCGACCAGCCGATCAGCGGCAAGATCTACGCGGTCAATGCCGACACCGGCAAGCCGGCGTGGACCTTCGACATCCTGCGCGACGATCCCGAGAGCTGGCCGGGCGACAGCCGCAAGCGCGGCGGCGGCAGCGCGTGGATGCCGGGCACCTTTGACCCGCGTACCGACACGATCTACATCGGCACCTCGAACGCGGCGCCCGACTACTTCAACGCCGACCGCAAGGGCGACAACAAGTACACGGCGAGCCTGCTCGCGCTCGACCCGAGGACCGGCAAGCTGAAATGGGCGCGGCAGGAGATCCCACACGACTCGTGGGACTTCGACTCGGCCTACGAGGCGCTGATGGTGAAGGGCGCGGATGGCAAGGACGTGATCGTGCATCTGAACAAGAGCGGCTTCGTGTTCGTGATGGACAAGGACGACGGCAAGCTCGAGAACGTGTGGCAGTTCGCGCAGAACGTGAATTGGGTGAAGGGCATCGATCCGAAGACCGGGCGGCTGATCGAGCCGGTGTATCCGGAAGAAGGCAAGAAGAAGCTCTTCTGTCCGAATCTTCTCGGCGCGCGCAGCTGGAACCACGGCGCCTACAACCCGCAGACCGGTCTGTGGTACTCGCATGCGATGGAGGTGTGCAACGAGGTGGTCGCGGGGCGGGACGACCCGTCGAACCTGACGGCGATTTCGTCGCTGTCGCTCGGCATCGACGAGATCAAGCTCGTGCCGCCGCCCGCCGACAAGCCGCATGGCCGGCTCGATGCGCGCGATCCGCTGACCGGCAAGGTCAAATGGAGCATCCGCTACGACATGCCGCCGCTCTCGAGTGTGTTGACGACGGCCGGCGGGCTGGTGTTCACCGGCGACATGGAAGGCCGCATCTACGCCTATGACGCCGACAACGGCAAGGAGCTGTGGCGCTTCAGCGCCGGTTCCGGGCTGCGCGGCGGGCCGGTGAGCTACGCCGCGGGGGGGCGCCAGTACATCGTCGTGCCGACGGGCCTCGGTTCGCACGCGCCGGGCTTCCTCGCCGGGGCCTACCCGCGGATCAAGGATCTGCCGGGCGGCGCTGCGCTGATCGCCTTCACGGTGGATTGA
- a CDS encoding YqiA/YcfP family alpha/beta fold hydrolase: MIIYLHGFRSAPASIKAQAMLRHMTERGLAHEFWCEQLPVGPKDAIALIEAQIARCRATRPELAPTLVGSSLGGYYATHLAEKHDLKAVLVNPAVVAPLSLEAYVGEQTNLYTGETFQFTHDYIVELRAMDVATITRPEKYWLLVETGDEVLDYRDAVTKYAGARQTVLEGGDHGFSRWTDYLDEILAFAGIAAR; the protein is encoded by the coding sequence ATGATCATCTATCTGCACGGATTCCGTTCTGCGCCGGCCTCGATCAAGGCGCAGGCGATGCTTCGCCACATGACCGAGCGCGGGCTCGCGCACGAATTCTGGTGCGAACAACTCCCGGTCGGCCCGAAAGACGCGATCGCGCTGATCGAAGCCCAGATCGCCCGCTGTCGCGCCACGCGTCCCGAACTGGCCCCGACCCTCGTCGGCAGCTCGCTCGGCGGCTACTACGCGACCCACCTCGCCGAAAAGCACGACCTCAAGGCCGTGCTCGTGAACCCCGCGGTCGTCGCCCCGCTGTCGCTCGAAGCCTACGTCGGCGAGCAGACCAACCTCTACACCGGCGAGACCTTCCAGTTCACGCACGACTACATCGTAGAGCTGCGCGCGATGGACGTCGCGACGATCACGCGCCCCGAAAAGTACTGGTTGCTCGTCGAGACCGGCGACGAAGTGCTCGACTACCGCGACGCGGTGACGAAGTACGCCGGCGCCCGCCAGACCGTCCTGGAAGGCGGCGACCACGGCTTCTCGCGCTGGACCGACTACCTCGACGAGATCCTCGCCTTCGCCGGGATCGCCGCCCGATGA
- a CDS encoding alpha-ketoacid dehydrogenase subunit beta produces MARKITYQQAINEALDQEMGRDPRVIIMGEDNAGGAGAPGEEDAWGGVLGVTKGLFHKYPGRVLDTPISESGYVGAAVGAACNGLRPVAELMFVDFIGVCFDQIYNQAAKFRYMFGGKAETPVVIRAMYGAGFRAAAQHSQCLYNMFTHIPGLKVVVPSNPYDAKGLLIQAIRDNDPVIFLEHKVLYTMEGEVPEESYAIPFGEANVAREGDDVTIVAFGRMVNQALTAAAALQKQGIHCEVIDPRTTSPLDEDTILESVEKTGRLVIVDESTPRCSMASDIAGIVAQKAFGALKAPIEQVTAPHVPVPFSDALEDLYVPSPARIEAAVTRVKEYR; encoded by the coding sequence ATGGCAAGAAAGATCACCTACCAGCAGGCCATCAACGAGGCGCTGGACCAGGAAATGGGGCGCGACCCGCGAGTCATCATCATGGGCGAGGACAACGCCGGTGGTGCCGGGGCGCCCGGAGAGGAGGACGCATGGGGCGGCGTGCTCGGCGTCACCAAAGGCCTCTTCCACAAGTACCCGGGGCGCGTGCTCGACACGCCGATCTCGGAATCCGGCTATGTCGGCGCGGCGGTCGGTGCGGCCTGCAACGGCCTGCGCCCGGTCGCGGAGCTGATGTTCGTCGACTTCATCGGCGTGTGCTTCGACCAGATCTACAACCAGGCGGCGAAATTCCGCTACATGTTCGGCGGCAAGGCCGAGACGCCGGTCGTGATCCGCGCGATGTACGGCGCGGGCTTCCGCGCGGCGGCCCAGCACTCGCAGTGCCTGTACAACATGTTCACGCACATCCCGGGGCTCAAGGTCGTCGTGCCGTCGAACCCGTATGACGCGAAGGGCCTGCTGATCCAGGCTATCCGCGACAACGACCCGGTGATCTTCCTCGAGCACAAGGTGCTGTACACGATGGAAGGCGAGGTGCCCGAGGAGAGCTACGCGATCCCCTTCGGCGAGGCCAACGTCGCCCGCGAAGGTGACGACGTGACGATCGTCGCTTTCGGCCGCATGGTGAACCAGGCGCTGACCGCCGCCGCGGCGCTGCAGAAGCAGGGCATCCACTGCGAGGTGATCGATCCGCGCACGACCTCGCCGCTCGACGAGGACACGATCCTCGAGAGCGTCGAAAAGACCGGGCGGCTCGTGATCGTCGACGAATCGACGCCCCGCTGCAGCATGGCCTCCGACATCGCCGGCATCGTCGCGCAGAAGGCCTTCGGCGCACTGAAGGCCCCGATCGAGCAGGTCACCGCGCCGCACGTGCCCGTGCCCTTCAGCGATGCGCTGGAAGATCTTTACGTTCCGAGTCCGGCCCGCATCGAAGCGGCCGTTACCCGAGTCAAGGAGTACCGCTGA
- a CDS encoding undecaprenyl-diphosphate phosphatase, producing MDLPQYLVALILGIIEGLTEFLPVSSTGHLIIFGDLLNFNDEVGKVFEIVIQFGAILAVCWDYRQRLTDVALGITRYASARRFVTLLFVGFLPAAVLGLLFHSKIKALLFNPLTVATALIVGGLVILYLEKRNHRPRIHAIDDMRWTDALKVGFAQALAMIPGTSRSGATIMGGLIFGLSRKTAAEFSFFLAIPTMFAATVLDLYKNRALLHLHDFPMFAIGFVAAFLSAMWAVRGFIRFVSNHTFIAFAWYRIAFGLFVLATWYFGWVQWTAA from the coding sequence ATGGACCTTCCCCAATACCTCGTCGCGCTGATCCTCGGCATCATCGAAGGCCTCACCGAGTTCCTGCCGGTCTCATCGACCGGCCACCTGATCATCTTCGGCGACCTGCTCAACTTCAACGACGAAGTCGGCAAGGTGTTCGAGATCGTCATCCAGTTCGGCGCAATCCTCGCCGTGTGCTGGGACTACCGCCAGCGCCTCACTGACGTCGCCCTCGGCATCACACGCTACGCCAGCGCCCGCCGCTTCGTCACGCTGCTCTTCGTCGGCTTCCTTCCCGCGGCGGTGCTCGGCCTGCTCTTCCATTCGAAGATCAAGGCCCTGCTCTTCAACCCGCTGACCGTCGCGACCGCCCTCATTGTCGGCGGCCTCGTGATCCTCTACCTCGAAAAGCGCAACCATCGTCCGCGCATCCACGCCATCGACGACATGCGCTGGACCGACGCCCTCAAAGTCGGCTTCGCCCAGGCGCTGGCGATGATCCCCGGCACCTCGCGCTCGGGCGCGACGATCATGGGCGGCCTGATCTTCGGCCTGTCGCGCAAGACCGCCGCCGAATTCTCGTTCTTCCTCGCGATCCCGACGATGTTCGCGGCGACGGTCCTCGACCTCTACAAGAACCGCGCGCTCCTTCACTTGCACGATTTCCCGATGTTCGCGATCGGCTTCGTCGCCGCCTTCCTCTCGGCGATGTGGGCGGTGCGCGGCTTCATCCGCTTCGTGTCGAACCACACCTTCATCGCCTTCGCGTGGTACCGCATCGCGTTCGGCCTCTTCGTGCTCGCGACCTGGTACTTCGGCTGGGTGCAGTGGACCGCAGCCTGA
- a CDS encoding sigma-54-dependent Fis family transcriptional regulator — protein sequence MRRPQEIVQHVGRVIDVVERGLPLGRDSTFERLARSWRRSLSTHQIDPALATTPRVVTAQELREHRDRIDAFMRIAREGMDRLHAQLRPVNYCVLLTDADGVTVDFRTVPELDREFKAEGFRVGTCWSEALEGTCGVGTALIDGQPMLVHRDEHFRSHNIAFSCSSVPIFGSDDHPIAVLDATALHAPAQRESQQLVYRLVLDRAQQIENAFAWYNLRPYWVLQLGRLAEYLSVQTDYLVAFDDSGRIVGGNRRARLELLDGDGAAPPAFIHDLFDCSTNEILAAAHAQPGQAFPLRLTANGERLFAILRAPAPRSRSGLALPQAACESAEDSACINIPGFSHLALDDARLRGNVERALKVANRDIPVMLLGETGTGKEAFARAIHDYSERRNKPFVALNCAAIPETLIESELFGYRDGAFTGARSKGVRGKILQSDGGTLFLDEIGDMPLQLQSRLLRVLAEGEVLPLGAESPIPVRLHVVCATHQDLPDLVQQGRFREDLYYRLNGAVFLLPPLREREDIRSVIDKVLREEAAAMDRPTLRLAPATLDALARHDWPGNIRQLRHAMRYACAIADGDAVELEHLPPDLFRARIAHAAAPRSDAFDDAPPPRLPSPADAPRRPLSNADAELRAQMLAALRRHHWQVTVTARELGMSRATFYRKMARLQIISPNRREFDA from the coding sequence ATGAGGAGACCTCAGGAGATCGTCCAGCACGTCGGACGCGTGATCGACGTCGTCGAACGCGGCCTGCCGCTCGGACGCGACAGTACTTTCGAGCGCCTCGCGCGCTCATGGCGGCGATCGCTCAGCACCCATCAGATCGATCCGGCGCTTGCGACCACGCCGCGCGTCGTCACTGCGCAGGAGCTGCGCGAACACCGCGACCGCATCGACGCCTTCATGCGCATCGCCCGCGAGGGCATGGACCGCCTGCACGCGCAGCTGCGGCCCGTGAACTACTGCGTGCTGCTGACCGACGCCGATGGCGTGACGGTGGACTTCCGCACCGTCCCGGAACTCGACCGCGAGTTCAAGGCGGAAGGCTTTCGCGTCGGCACCTGCTGGTCCGAAGCGCTCGAAGGCACTTGCGGCGTCGGCACGGCGCTGATCGATGGCCAGCCGATGCTCGTCCATCGCGACGAGCATTTCCGCTCGCACAACATCGCCTTCAGCTGCAGCTCGGTACCGATCTTCGGCTCCGACGACCATCCGATCGCGGTACTCGACGCGACGGCACTCCATGCACCCGCGCAGCGCGAAAGCCAGCAACTCGTCTATCGCCTCGTGCTCGACCGCGCGCAGCAGATCGAGAACGCCTTCGCGTGGTACAACCTGCGCCCCTACTGGGTGCTGCAGCTCGGGCGGCTCGCGGAATACCTCAGCGTGCAGACCGACTACCTCGTCGCCTTCGACGACAGCGGCCGCATCGTCGGCGGCAACCGCCGCGCGCGGCTCGAACTGCTCGACGGCGACGGCGCCGCGCCGCCGGCCTTCATTCACGACCTCTTCGACTGCAGCACCAACGAGATCCTCGCCGCCGCGCACGCCCAGCCCGGCCAGGCCTTCCCGCTGCGCCTCACGGCAAACGGCGAACGCCTCTTCGCAATCCTGCGCGCTCCGGCGCCGCGCTCGCGCAGCGGGCTCGCGCTGCCGCAAGCCGCGTGTGAATCGGCCGAAGACAGCGCCTGCATCAACATCCCCGGCTTCTCGCACCTCGCCCTCGACGACGCGCGCCTGCGCGGCAACGTCGAACGCGCGCTGAAGGTCGCCAACCGCGACATCCCGGTGATGCTGCTCGGCGAGACCGGCACCGGCAAGGAAGCTTTTGCGCGCGCGATCCACGACTACAGCGAGCGCCGCAACAAGCCTTTCGTCGCGCTCAACTGCGCGGCGATCCCCGAGACGCTGATCGAGAGCGAGCTCTTTGGCTACCGCGACGGCGCCTTCACCGGCGCGCGCAGCAAGGGCGTGCGCGGCAAGATCCTCCAGTCGGACGGCGGCACGCTCTTCCTCGACGAGATCGGCGATATGCCGCTGCAACTGCAAAGTCGCCTTCTGCGTGTACTCGCCGAAGGCGAGGTTCTGCCGCTCGGCGCCGAGTCCCCGATCCCGGTGCGCCTGCACGTCGTCTGCGCGACCCACCAGGACCTGCCCGATCTCGTGCAGCAGGGCCGCTTCCGCGAAGACCTCTATTACCGTCTCAACGGCGCGGTCTTCCTGCTGCCGCCGCTGCGCGAACGCGAGGACATCCGCAGCGTGATCGACAAGGTGCTGCGCGAGGAAGCCGCCGCGATGGACCGGCCGACGCTACGCCTCGCCCCCGCGACGCTCGACGCGCTGGCCCGCCACGACTGGCCCGGCAACATCCGCCAGCTCCGCCACGCGATGCGTTACGCCTGCGCCATCGCCGACGGCGACGCGGTCGAACTCGAACACCTACCGCCCGACCTCTTCCGCGCACGGATCGCTCACGCAGCAGCACCGCGCAGCGATGCCTTCGACGACGCCCCGCCGCCGCGCCTTCCCTCGCCCGCCGACGCCCCCCGCCGCCCGCTATCGAACGCGGACGCCGAACTGCGCGCCCAGATGCTCGCCGCCCTGCGCCGGCACCACTGGCAGGTCACGGTCACCGCGCGCGAACTGGGCATGTCGCGCGCCACCTTCTATCGCAAGATGGCGCGGCTGCAGATCATCAGCCCGAACCGGAGGGAGTTCGATGCGTGA
- a CDS encoding class I SAM-dependent methyltransferase, with protein MSAPAGFDAQRFKAQERAGFNRIAARYAEGAHLRADLAVALIEAAELAPGQHVLDLASGPGLLAREAAARVVPNGWVLASDIAEGMLAEGARRAATEGRTSLTFAAADAEHLCLPDASIDRVLAGLALFMFPQPERALAEMHRVLRPGGRVALSVWGPREAVPLISRAQDCIARLLPPPKVARPSVFRFGDATTLTAALTAAGFSGVRIAPCSFACHFATADAYWQAFLDLAGGAAEALSRLPEDTQRTLRAAVAADLEAHRSPDGSGYTVDALALVASATA; from the coding sequence ATGAGCGCCCCCGCCGGCTTCGACGCACAGCGCTTCAAGGCGCAGGAACGGGCAGGCTTCAACCGCATCGCCGCGCGCTACGCCGAAGGCGCCCACCTGCGCGCCGACCTCGCCGTCGCACTCATCGAAGCGGCCGAGCTCGCCCCCGGCCAGCACGTGCTGGACCTCGCGAGCGGCCCGGGCCTCCTCGCCCGCGAGGCCGCTGCACGCGTCGTCCCCAACGGCTGGGTGCTCGCGAGCGACATTGCCGAAGGCATGCTCGCCGAAGGCGCACGGCGTGCCGCAACCGAAGGCCGCACGTCGCTCACCTTCGCCGCCGCCGACGCCGAACACCTGTGCCTACCCGACGCCAGCATCGACCGCGTGCTCGCCGGGCTCGCGCTCTTCATGTTCCCGCAGCCCGAGCGGGCGCTCGCCGAGATGCACCGCGTGCTGCGCCCCGGCGGCCGCGTCGCGCTCTCCGTATGGGGCCCGCGCGAGGCGGTCCCGCTGATCTCGCGCGCCCAGGACTGCATCGCCCGCCTGCTTCCGCCGCCGAAAGTCGCGCGCCCGTCGGTATTCCGCTTCGGCGACGCCACGACGCTCACCGCGGCGCTGACCGCCGCCGGTTTCTCCGGCGTCCGCATCGCCCCCTGCTCCTTCGCCTGCCACTTCGCGACGGCCGACGCCTACTGGCAAGCCTTCCTCGACCTCGCCGGCGGCGCGGCCGAAGCACTCTCGCGTCTTCCCGAAGACACCCAGCGCACCCTGCGCGCAGCGGTCGCAGCCGATCTCGAAGCCCACCGCAGCCCCGACGGCAGCGGCTACACCGTCGACGCCCTCGCCCTGGTCGCCAGCGCCACCGCATGA
- a CDS encoding thiamine pyrophosphate-dependent dehydrogenase E1 component subunit alpha: protein MSETLNRESLLKAYRIMRTIREFEERVHTDFATGEIPGFVHLYAGEEASATGVCMHLTGADYIASTHRGHGHCIAKGVDPVGMMAEIWGKATGTCKGKGGSMHIADLSVGMLGANGIVGGGGPLICGTALAAKIRGTKDVGVCFFGDGASNQGTIFEAMNLATVWNLPAIFVAENNGYAEATSSSYSVACENIADRAPAFGMPGVIVDGFDFFAVHQAAGEAIKRAREGGGPTLIEVKLSRYYGHFEGDQQTYRAPGEVQTLRETKDCLMQFRRRVTADGEITADQLDAIDREVKALIDDSVVRAKADPKPAAAELLTDVYVSY from the coding sequence ATGAGCGAGACACTGAACCGCGAGAGCCTGCTCAAGGCTTACCGGATCATGCGCACGATCCGCGAGTTCGAGGAGCGCGTGCATACCGACTTTGCGACCGGCGAGATTCCGGGCTTCGTGCATCTGTACGCCGGCGAGGAAGCCTCCGCGACCGGCGTGTGCATGCATCTGACCGGCGCCGACTACATCGCCAGCACCCACCGCGGCCACGGCCACTGCATCGCGAAGGGCGTGGATCCGGTCGGGATGATGGCCGAGATCTGGGGCAAGGCGACCGGCACCTGCAAGGGCAAGGGCGGCTCGATGCACATCGCCGACCTGTCGGTCGGCATGCTCGGCGCGAACGGCATCGTCGGCGGCGGCGGTCCGCTGATTTGCGGCACGGCGTTGGCCGCGAAGATCCGCGGCACCAAGGACGTGGGCGTGTGCTTCTTCGGCGACGGCGCGTCGAACCAGGGCACGATCTTCGAGGCGATGAACCTCGCCACCGTGTGGAATCTGCCGGCGATCTTCGTCGCCGAAAACAACGGCTACGCCGAGGCGACGTCTTCGTCGTACTCGGTCGCCTGCGAAAACATCGCCGACCGCGCGCCGGCTTTCGGCATGCCCGGCGTGATCGTCGATGGCTTCGACTTCTTCGCCGTGCATCAGGCGGCGGGCGAAGCGATCAAGCGCGCCCGTGAAGGCGGCGGGCCGACGCTGATCGAGGTGAAGCTGTCGCGCTACTACGGCCACTTCGAGGGCGACCAGCAGACCTACCGCGCGCCCGGCGAAGTGCAGACGCTGCGCGAAACCAAGGACTGCCTGATGCAGTTCCGCCGCCGCGTGACCGCCGACGGCGAGATCACCGCTGATCAGCTCGATGCGATCGACCGCGAGGTGAAGGCGCTGATCGACGACTCGGTGGTGCGCGCCAAGGCCGATCCAAAGCCCGCCGCGGCCGAGCTGCTGACCGACGTCTACGTGTCCTACTGA
- a CDS encoding cytochrome c — protein MSARSLLLSLLVGLSFNCAAVGPPAPDAARDVEAPGGQVAAPFDLADPARIEAGRKRFNKTCAGYCHGFEGVGGRAPDFKGRKDLPIQVMFETITKGRVGADVMPPWGAAFSAEQIWELVAYLQYLGTQ, from the coding sequence ATGTCTGCGCGTTCCCTTTTACTGAGCCTCCTCGTAGGGCTGTCCTTCAACTGCGCCGCGGTCGGACCGCCGGCGCCCGATGCGGCGCGCGATGTCGAGGCGCCGGGTGGGCAGGTTGCCGCGCCCTTCGATCTCGCCGATCCGGCGCGCATCGAGGCGGGGCGCAAGCGCTTCAACAAGACTTGCGCGGGCTACTGCCATGGCTTCGAGGGGGTCGGAGGACGGGCGCCGGACTTCAAGGGGCGCAAGGATCTGCCGATACAGGTGATGTTCGAGACGATCACGAAGGGCCGCGTAGGCGCGGACGTGATGCCGCCGTGGGGGGCAGCGTTCAGTGCGGAGCAGATTTGGGAGTTGGTGGCGTACTTGCAGTATCTGGGGACGCAGTAG
- a CDS encoding DUF2478 domain-containing protein: protein MTTEPRLPIAAIVYRPTDHIEPVLEQAAQRLAERGVRLGGILQHDLPTCIEDPCGMELEDLASGERFALSQELGSGSEACRLDPNALAHAAVAIRRALESGVELVFVNKFGAQEASGSGLRSEMAMAVSSGTPVITAVGERFLDAWRDFTGDAGTLLEARAEDIVAWWDALSRSA from the coding sequence ATGACTACCGAACCGCGCCTGCCGATCGCCGCCATCGTCTATCGCCCCACCGACCACATCGAACCGGTGCTGGAGCAAGCCGCGCAACGGCTCGCCGAACGGGGCGTGCGCCTCGGCGGCATCCTGCAGCACGACCTGCCGACCTGCATCGAGGATCCTTGCGGCATGGAACTCGAGGATCTCGCGAGCGGCGAGCGCTTCGCGCTGTCGCAGGAGCTCGGCAGCGGCTCCGAAGCCTGCCGGCTCGACCCCAATGCGCTCGCGCACGCGGCCGTCGCGATACGGCGCGCGCTGGAAAGCGGCGTCGAGCTCGTCTTCGTGAACAAGTTCGGCGCGCAGGAAGCATCCGGCTCGGGCCTGCGCAGCGAAATGGCGATGGCGGTCAGCTCCGGCACCCCCGTGATCACCGCCGTCGGCGAACGCTTCCTCGACGCCTGGCGGGACTTCACCGGCGACGCCGGCACCTTGCTCGAAGCGCGCGCCGAAGACATCGTCGCGTGGTGGGACGCGCTTTCGCGATCCGCCTGA